One Clavelina lepadiformis chromosome 1, kaClaLepa1.1, whole genome shotgun sequence genomic region harbors:
- the LOC143453157 gene encoding biogenesis of lysosome-related organelles complex 1 subunit 5-like isoform X1, with product MEVISRLFNHRPAIQGEISYFVRQFEDKKNKDDELINDIWVNSRNLSEKILPLSLDLAAHNFTQIQAKVLVCCQMCEKISSQENSPINIENKSESESEEDFRHNISEQKHIINKEYDEAVMKLLSEYEAMEKQVERENSTAFEQI from the exons ATGGAAGTTATTAGTAGGTTGTTCAACCATAGACCAGCTATACAGGGTGaaatttcttattttgtaCGACAATTTGAAGacaagaaaaacaaagatGACGAGCTAATAAATGACATTTGGGTTAATTCTCGTAACCTAAGTGAAAAAATTCTTCCATTATCTCTTGATTTGGCTGCACATAACTTCACACAAATCCAAGCAAAGG TACTTGTTTGTTGTCAAATGTgtgaaaaaatttcatcacaaGAAAATTCTCCGATAAAC atagaaaataaaagtgaaaGTGAAAGCGAAGAAGATTTCCGGCACAATATTTCTGAACAGAAGCATATCATAAATAAAGAATATGACGAAGCAGTAATGAAGTTGTTATCAGAATATGAGGCAATGGAAAAGCAAGTAGAAAGAGAAAATTCAACTGCATTTGAACAAATATAA
- the LOC143453157 gene encoding biogenesis of lysosome-related organelles complex 1 subunit 5-like isoform X2, with translation MEVISRLFNHRPAIQGEISYFVRQFEDKKNKDDELINDIWVNSRNLSEKILPLSLDLAAHNFTQIQAKVLVCCQMCEKISSQENSPINITLKSNPTGSGKMAVICVCKLSSLTRISTFL, from the exons ATGGAAGTTATTAGTAGGTTGTTCAACCATAGACCAGCTATACAGGGTGaaatttcttattttgtaCGACAATTTGAAGacaagaaaaacaaagatGACGAGCTAATAAATGACATTTGGGTTAATTCTCGTAACCTAAGTGAAAAAATTCTTCCATTATCTCTTGATTTGGCTGCACATAACTTCACACAAATCCAAGCAAAGG TACTTGTTTGTTGTCAAATGTgtgaaaaaatttcatcacaaGAAAATTCTCCGATAAAC ATAACTTTGAAAAGTAACCCAACTGGCTCTGGTAAAATGGCGGTTATATGCGTATGCAAACTATCATCTCTAACTAGAATCTCAACATTTCTTTAA